The following proteins come from a genomic window of Pseudomonas cichorii:
- the trhO gene encoding oxygen-dependent tRNA uridine(34) hydroxylase TrhO, which yields MTQPIVVAALYKFVTLSDYVALREPLLQAMIANGVKGTLLIAEEGINGTVSGSREGIDGLLAWLKNDPRMVDIDHKESFCDEQPFYRTKVKLKKEIVTLGVEGVDPNKSVGTYVEPKDWNALITDPEVLLIDTRNDYEVSIGTFEGAIDPKTTSFREFPAYIKEHFDPAVHKKVAMFCTGGIRCEKASSYMLGEGFEEVYHLKGGILKYLEEVPQEESKWSGDCFVFDNRVTVRHDLSEGDYDQCHACRTPISAEDRASEHYSPGVSCPHCWDSLSEKTRRSAIDRQKQIELAKARNQPHPIGHNYRSQSEA from the coding sequence ATGACTCAGCCGATCGTCGTAGCTGCGCTATACAAATTCGTGACCCTCAGCGATTACGTTGCCCTGCGTGAGCCTCTGTTGCAGGCCATGATCGCCAATGGCGTCAAGGGCACTCTGCTGATCGCTGAGGAAGGCATCAACGGTACGGTTTCCGGTAGCCGTGAAGGCATCGATGGCCTGCTGGCCTGGTTGAAAAACGATCCGCGCATGGTCGATATCGATCACAAGGAATCGTTCTGCGACGAGCAGCCGTTCTATCGCACCAAGGTCAAGCTCAAGAAAGAGATCGTGACTCTGGGCGTCGAAGGTGTGGACCCCAACAAGAGCGTCGGCACTTATGTCGAGCCCAAGGACTGGAACGCCCTGATTACCGATCCTGAAGTGCTGCTGATCGATACCCGTAACGACTACGAAGTGTCCATTGGCACCTTTGAAGGCGCTATCGACCCCAAGACCACGTCCTTCCGCGAGTTTCCGGCATACATCAAGGAGCACTTCGATCCGGCCGTCCACAAGAAGGTCGCCATGTTCTGCACCGGCGGCATTCGTTGCGAAAAGGCGTCGAGCTATATGCTGGGCGAGGGTTTCGAGGAGGTCTATCACCTCAAGGGCGGGATTCTCAAATACCTGGAAGAAGTCCCTCAGGAAGAGAGCAAGTGGAGTGGCGACTGCTTCGTGTTCGATAACCGTGTCACGGTGCGTCACGACCTGAGCGAAGGCGACTACGATCAATGTCATGCCTGCCGCACACCGATCAGTGCCGAAGACCGCGCCAGCGAGCATTATTCGCCGGGTGTCAGTTGCCCGCACTGCTGGGACAGCCTGAGCGAAAAGACTCGCCGCAGCGCCATTGACCGGCAGAAGCAGATCGAGCTGGCAAAAGCCCGTAATCAGCCACACCCGATTGGTCACAACTACCGTTCGCAATCCGAGGCCTGA
- a CDS encoding BolA family protein: MSMQQKIESALALLEPQHLQVLDESHMHSRGQQTHYKAILVSDQFAGLNSVKRHQKVYATLGSLMGEFHALALHTYTPEEWTRIGAAPASPTCAGGH, translated from the coding sequence ATGAGCATGCAACAAAAAATCGAGTCGGCACTTGCGCTGCTTGAGCCGCAGCACCTGCAAGTGCTCGATGAGAGCCATATGCACAGCCGTGGACAGCAGACGCATTACAAGGCCATTCTGGTCAGCGACCAGTTTGCGGGCCTGAACTCGGTCAAGCGGCATCAGAAGGTCTACGCCACGTTGGGTAGCCTGATGGGCGAGTTCCACGCCCTGGCGTTGCACACCTACACGCCTGAGGAATGGACAAGGATCGGCGCGGCTCCCGCTTCGCCGACCTGCGCCGGCGGTCACTGA
- a CDS encoding DUF2059 domain-containing protein yields MTRLRAICTAVALVCASGQVLADTASHNASAETFLKLANADKLGAPVYAQVQQMFAQRFAETKAPASKKALLETYQAKANTAVDQAIGWNKLKPDMVKLYTANFTESELKDLVVFYQSPLGKKVMSKMPELAQQSAQLTQSKLESAVPVVNKLLADMTAELEPAKAAAPAAPKKP; encoded by the coding sequence ATGACCCGTCTTCGTGCCATCTGTACTGCGGTAGCCCTGGTTTGCGCCAGCGGTCAGGTTCTCGCCGACACCGCCAGCCACAACGCCAGTGCCGAAACCTTCCTCAAGCTTGCCAACGCTGACAAGCTGGGTGCTCCGGTATACGCGCAGGTCCAGCAGATGTTTGCTCAGCGTTTTGCTGAAACCAAGGCCCCTGCATCGAAAAAGGCCTTGCTGGAAACCTATCAGGCCAAGGCCAACACCGCTGTCGATCAGGCAATCGGCTGGAACAAGCTCAAGCCGGACATGGTCAAGCTCTACACCGCCAACTTCACCGAGAGCGAGTTGAAGGATCTGGTCGTGTTCTACCAGTCGCCACTGGGCAAGAAAGTCATGTCCAAAATGCCTGAGCTGGCTCAGCAATCGGCTCAACTGACCCAGAGTAAGCTGGAAAGCGCCGTGCCGGTGGTCAACAAGCTGCTCGCCGACATGACCGCCGAGCTGGAGCCTGCCAAAGCCGCAGCCCCGGCTGCGCCCAAGAAACCCTGA
- a CDS encoding class II fumarate hydratase, whose amino-acid sequence MSRTETDSIGPIEVPEDAYWGAQTQRSLINFAIGDQSMPLAVLHALTLIKKAAARVNDRNGDLPADIARLIEQAANEVLDGQHDAQFPLVVWQTGSGTQSNMNVNEVIAGRANELAGQGRGGKSPVHPNDHVNRSQSSNDCFPTAMHIAAAQAVKEHLLPAIAELSNGLAEQSARHIKLVKTGRTHMMDATPITFGQELSGFVAQLDYAQKAIRATLPAVFELAQGGTAVGTGLNAPKGFAEAVAAELAALSGLPFVTAPNKFAALAGHEPLTALSGALKTLAVALMKIANDLRLLGSGPRAGLAEVRLPANEPGSSIMPGKVNPTQCEALSMLACQVMGNDVTIGFAASQGHLQLNVYKPVIIHNLLQSIRLLADGCRNFNEHCIAGLEPDAAKMAEHLERGLMLVTALNPHIGYDKSAQIAKKAYSEGLTLREAALALGYLTDEQFDAWVRPEKMLEAGSNG is encoded by the coding sequence GTGAGCCGTACAGAAACTGACAGCATTGGCCCGATAGAAGTCCCTGAAGACGCTTACTGGGGTGCACAGACCCAAAGGTCGCTGATCAACTTTGCGATTGGTGACCAGTCCATGCCGCTTGCCGTGCTGCATGCCCTGACCCTGATCAAGAAAGCCGCCGCCCGGGTCAATGATCGCAATGGCGACCTGCCCGCCGATATCGCCCGGCTCATCGAGCAGGCCGCCAACGAAGTGCTCGACGGTCAGCATGACGCCCAGTTTCCGCTGGTGGTCTGGCAGACCGGCAGCGGCACGCAAAGCAACATGAACGTCAACGAGGTGATTGCCGGACGCGCCAACGAACTGGCTGGCCAGGGCCGTGGCGGCAAGAGCCCGGTGCATCCCAACGATCACGTCAACCGCTCACAGAGTTCCAATGACTGCTTCCCGACTGCCATGCACATCGCAGCGGCACAAGCGGTCAAGGAGCACCTGCTGCCCGCCATCGCCGAGCTGTCCAATGGCCTTGCCGAGCAGTCGGCACGGCACATCAAACTGGTGAAAACCGGCCGCACCCACATGATGGATGCCACACCGATCACCTTCGGCCAGGAGCTTTCGGGCTTCGTGGCGCAACTGGATTACGCCCAGAAAGCCATTCGCGCCACCTTGCCTGCGGTCTTTGAACTGGCTCAGGGCGGCACCGCCGTGGGCACCGGGCTGAATGCTCCCAAAGGATTCGCCGAGGCCGTGGCTGCGGAACTGGCGGCCCTGTCAGGACTGCCGTTCGTCACGGCGCCCAACAAGTTCGCCGCGCTGGCGGGCCATGAACCGCTCACTGCCTTGTCCGGGGCGCTCAAGACACTGGCCGTGGCCTTGATGAAAATCGCCAACGACCTGCGCCTGCTGGGCTCCGGCCCACGCGCCGGGCTTGCAGAAGTCCGGCTGCCAGCCAACGAACCGGGAAGCTCGATCATGCCCGGCAAGGTCAACCCGACCCAATGCGAGGCGCTGTCGATGCTGGCCTGTCAGGTCATGGGCAACGACGTGACCATCGGTTTCGCCGCCAGCCAGGGGCATCTGCAACTGAACGTGTACAAACCGGTCATCATTCATAACCTGCTCCAGTCGATCCGGCTGCTGGCCGACGGATGCCGCAACTTCAACGAGCATTGCATCGCCGGCCTGGAACCCGATGCCGCAAAAATGGCCGAACACCTGGAGCGAGGCCTGATGCTGGTCACCGCTCTCAATCCCCATATCGGTTACGACAAATCGGCGCAGATCGCCAAGAAAGCCTACAGCGAAGGGCTGACCTTGCGGGAAGCCGCCCTTGCCCTGGGCTATCTCACCGACGAGCAGTTCGACGCTTGGGTCCGACCGGAAAAAATGCTGGAGGCGGGTAGCAATGGCTGA
- a CDS encoding NAD(P)H-dependent oxidoreductase: MADPKSGATPLEGSGKRILMIYGTPKTVSFCHALGDAYSQGARSKGHVVRMLKLSELDFDPILHNGYEQSQNLEHDLLEAQRQIHWAEHLVFVYPVSWGGLPALLSGFFDRVFMPGFAFRTHGRRHPSNELLKGKTAELLSTMDTPPRYFRWIYGAPAHRQMIRTILAFCGIRTKRLTEFAPIRTSTEEQRQQWLRQAEQLGK; the protein is encoded by the coding sequence ATGGCTGACCCAAAGAGTGGTGCAACACCTCTGGAAGGCAGTGGGAAACGTATCCTGATGATTTACGGCACACCGAAGACCGTCAGTTTCTGCCACGCCCTGGGTGATGCCTACTCGCAGGGAGCACGCAGCAAAGGTCATGTAGTGAGGATGCTCAAGCTCAGCGAGCTGGACTTCGATCCGATCCTGCATAACGGCTACGAGCAGAGTCAGAATCTGGAACACGACCTGCTCGAAGCCCAGCGCCAGATCCACTGGGCCGAGCATCTTGTATTCGTCTACCCGGTTTCCTGGGGTGGTCTGCCAGCCTTGCTGAGTGGTTTCTTCGACCGGGTGTTCATGCCCGGTTTCGCCTTCAGGACCCACGGCCGCAGACACCCGTCCAACGAGCTGCTCAAGGGCAAGACCGCGGAGCTGCTGTCAACCATGGACACCCCGCCCCGCTACTTCCGCTGGATCTACGGCGCACCGGCACATCGTCAGATGATTCGTACGATCCTGGCCTTCTGCGGAATCAGAACGAAACGCCTGACCGAATTCGCCCCGATCCGCACTTCCACCGAAGAACAGCGCCAGCAATGGCTTCGGCAGGCAGAACAACTGGGTAAATAG
- a CDS encoding DMT family transporter, with the protein MHISSGRWVYGLCLALLTAFLWGILPVKLKQVLQVMDPVTVTWFRLLVSGVLLFIWLASVKRLPSFKVLGGKGKILVALAVFGLVGNYVLYLVGLRLLSPGTAQLIIQVGPILLLFGSICMFKERFSLGQGIGLLVLLVGFGLFFNERLQELFTSLSDYTVGVLIAFLAAVVWSLYGLSQKQLLTVWNSLQVMMVIYLFCALLITPWAHPMEALQLSPLQGWLLLACCLNTLVAYGAFAEALAHWEASRVSATLALTPLVTLAAVAVAAWLWPDYVQAEEINALGYGGAVLVVLGSALTALGPSMIAGWKARKQRLAV; encoded by the coding sequence ATGCACATTTCTTCTGGCCGCTGGGTGTATGGCCTTTGTCTTGCCCTGTTGACCGCTTTTCTCTGGGGCATCCTGCCCGTCAAGCTCAAACAAGTGCTGCAAGTGATGGATCCGGTGACGGTGACCTGGTTCCGTCTGCTGGTATCCGGCGTCCTGCTCTTTATATGGCTGGCATCGGTCAAGCGCTTGCCGAGCTTCAAGGTGCTTGGGGGCAAAGGCAAGATTCTGGTGGCGCTGGCAGTGTTTGGCCTGGTGGGCAACTATGTGCTGTATCTGGTGGGGCTGCGACTGCTGAGCCCGGGGACTGCGCAATTGATTATTCAAGTCGGCCCCATTCTTCTGTTGTTCGGCAGCATCTGTATGTTCAAGGAACGATTCAGTCTTGGGCAGGGCATTGGTCTGCTTGTTCTGTTGGTCGGTTTTGGCTTGTTCTTCAATGAGCGTCTTCAGGAGTTGTTTACCTCGTTGAGTGATTACACCGTCGGCGTGCTGATTGCCTTTCTGGCTGCTGTGGTCTGGAGTCTCTATGGCCTGAGCCAGAAGCAATTGCTGACAGTGTGGAACTCGTTGCAGGTCATGATGGTGATCTACCTGTTCTGCGCGCTGCTGATCACGCCCTGGGCGCATCCGATGGAGGCTTTGCAGTTGAGCCCGTTGCAGGGTTGGTTATTGCTGGCGTGTTGCCTGAACACGCTGGTGGCCTATGGCGCATTTGCCGAGGCTTTGGCGCACTGGGAAGCTTCGCGTGTCAGCGCAACCCTGGCCCTCACGCCGCTGGTGACGCTGGCAGCGGTGGCTGTTGCCGCATGGTTGTGGCCCGACTACGTGCAGGCCGAAGAAATCAATGCGCTGGGTTATGGCGGTGCAGTGCTGGTGGTGCTGGGCTCGGCCCTGACTGCGTTGGGGCCGTCGATGATTGCTGGCTGGAAGGCCAGGAAGCAGCGGCTGGCGGTATAG
- a CDS encoding tRNA-uridine aminocarboxypropyltransferase, with translation MSRARCERCLRPDNHCLCALIPQLDSRTRVLVLQHPSEVSHALNTARLAALGLVNAQLVVGEVFEDLEALLNQPGYQARLLFPGEDAQALKAYADQDQPMLLVVPDGTWRKARKLLHLNPLLVGLPRVTLGSAPISRYRLRKAPGPDALSTLEAITHALQILEPGHSFAELLRPFDALIEGQIKAMGHETYQRNHREH, from the coding sequence ATGTCCCGTGCTCGCTGCGAGCGCTGCCTGCGGCCTGACAACCACTGTCTCTGCGCCTTGATTCCACAACTGGATAGCCGCACCCGCGTGTTGGTGCTGCAACATCCCAGTGAAGTCAGTCACGCCTTGAATACTGCACGTCTGGCTGCCCTTGGGCTGGTCAATGCGCAACTTGTGGTGGGTGAGGTGTTCGAGGATCTGGAAGCGCTGCTGAATCAGCCCGGTTATCAGGCGCGCCTGTTGTTTCCGGGCGAAGATGCGCAAGCGTTGAAGGCCTATGCCGATCAGGATCAGCCGATGCTGCTGGTGGTTCCGGATGGCACCTGGCGCAAGGCGAGAAAACTGCTGCACCTCAACCCGTTATTGGTCGGGTTGCCCAGAGTGACATTGGGCTCTGCTCCGATTTCACGTTATCGCCTGCGCAAGGCACCGGGGCCAGATGCCTTGTCGACGCTTGAGGCGATTACTCACGCCTTGCAAATCCTTGAGCCCGGGCATTCGTTCGCCGAGCTGCTGCGGCCTTTCGATGCCTTGATCGAAGGGCAGATCAAGGCCATGGGCCATGAGACTTATCAGCGCAATCACCGCGAACACTAA
- a CDS encoding PA1414 family protein, translating to MNSKLQDWLHDLGVALGLIERPKLQPIPVRAEDERRRPRR from the coding sequence ATGAATAGCAAATTGCAAGACTGGCTCCATGATCTGGGTGTTGCGCTGGGTTTGATTGAACGGCCCAAACTGCAACCTATACCTGTGCGCGCCGAGGACGAGCGTCGCCGCCCACGTCGATAA
- the rmuC gene encoding DNA recombination protein RmuC: MLDERLSMAQMAQDGLNAQLDASRDEISDLSQANAARQADLAAVRREVELLRLECDNGRDAAHGWNLERASKENELRRLDAQCAALNAELREQQESHQQRLNDLQGSRDELRAQFAELAGKIFDEREQRFAETSQQQLGQLLNPLKERIQSFEKRVEESYQNEARERFSLGKELERLQQLNLRLSDEATNLTRALKGQKTQGNWGELILERVLEHAGLEKGREYQTQVSLKGPDGERFQPDVLIMLPGDKQVVVDAKVSLTAYQQYVSAADEVIGQAALKQHVLSLRNHVKGLSGKDYKRLEGLHSLDFVLLFVPIEAAFSAALQAEPNLFQEAFDRNIVIVSPTTLLATLRVIDSLWKQERQSQNAREIAERAGWLYDKFVLFIQDLDEVGNRLQQLDKAYSAARNKLTDGRGNLVSRSEQLKLLGARASKNLPPDLLERAMTDEDGVLRLPE, translated from the coding sequence TTGCTCGATGAGCGCTTGAGCATGGCGCAGATGGCTCAGGATGGCCTCAACGCCCAACTGGACGCCAGCCGCGACGAGATCAGCGACCTGAGCCAGGCCAACGCTGCCCGTCAGGCCGATCTGGCTGCGGTGCGCCGCGAAGTCGAGCTGCTGCGTCTGGAATGCGATAACGGCCGTGATGCCGCCCATGGCTGGAACCTTGAGCGGGCCAGCAAGGAAAACGAGCTGCGCCGTCTGGATGCCCAGTGCGCAGCCTTGAATGCCGAGTTGCGTGAACAACAGGAAAGCCATCAGCAACGCTTGAACGATCTCCAGGGTTCGCGTGATGAGTTGCGCGCCCAGTTTGCTGAACTGGCAGGCAAGATTTTCGATGAGCGTGAGCAGCGTTTCGCTGAAACCAGTCAGCAACAGTTGGGGCAACTGCTCAATCCTCTGAAGGAGCGCATCCAGTCATTCGAGAAGCGCGTGGAGGAGAGCTACCAGAACGAAGCCCGCGAACGGTTTTCCCTGGGCAAGGAGCTGGAGCGCCTGCAGCAATTGAACCTGCGCCTGAGCGATGAAGCGACCAACCTGACTCGCGCACTCAAGGGCCAGAAAACCCAGGGCAACTGGGGTGAGCTGATTCTGGAGCGGGTGCTGGAGCATGCCGGGCTTGAGAAAGGCCGCGAATACCAGACCCAGGTCAGTCTCAAGGGGCCGGACGGCGAACGCTTCCAGCCTGATGTTCTGATCATGCTGCCAGGGGACAAGCAGGTTGTAGTGGACGCCAAGGTCAGTCTGACGGCCTACCAGCAATATGTGTCGGCGGCCGACGAGGTGATCGGTCAGGCGGCCTTGAAGCAGCATGTGCTGTCCTTGCGCAATCACGTAAAAGGCTTGTCCGGCAAGGATTACAAGCGTCTTGAAGGGCTGCACAGCCTGGATTTCGTTTTGCTGTTCGTACCTATAGAAGCGGCGTTTTCGGCGGCTTTGCAGGCTGAGCCCAATCTGTTTCAGGAAGCGTTCGACCGTAATATCGTGATTGTCAGCCCGACGACGCTGCTTGCCACCTTGCGGGTCATCGACAGCCTGTGGAAGCAGGAGCGCCAGAGCCAGAACGCCCGGGAAATCGCGGAGCGGGCAGGGTGGCTGTACGACAAGTTCGTGTTGTTCATTCAGGATCTGGATGAGGTCGGCAATCGCTTGCAACAACTTGATAAAGCTTATTCCGCTGCCCGTAACAAATTAACGGATGGTCGCGGTAATCTGGTCAGCCGCAGCGAACAGCTCAAGTTGCTGGGCGCGCGGGCCAGCAAAAACCTGCCGCCTGATTTGCTTGAGCGGGCCATGACGGACGAAGATGGCGTGCTGCGTTTGCCGGAATAG
- a CDS encoding OmpP1/FadL family transporter gives MKITTKAIHRTTLGLAIGLASSQLLASGFAINEQSISAMGTGFAGRSSSAEDASTVFGNPAGMSRLKREQVSVGAAAIIAKTDISNASSTFGGSNDGDMVPVVGVPMGYYVKPLDDQWAVGLGVYVPFGLVTDYENGFAGRYWADKSHVQVITFQPTVSYAFNDRVSIGFGPTINRIEGELTSSTINAASFGTNDGKVKIKGDDVALGFNVGILVQATDTTRLGLTYHSKVDYKLEGKTKVEGASFGPFNGQKYDASLDISTPESVDFSITQQLDENWTVYAGSTWTRWSRLKDITVNNSGVPAGLGGANGAIGRISEEQDWHDTWAHAIGASYKVNNEWTLRTGYSVDQSPTNNVNRSPRIPTGDRQIVSFGAGWTPSDAITIDVAYSYLWEDEAKIRNASTSKGAYSADFKNSAHGIGTSLTYRF, from the coding sequence ATGAAAATAACGACAAAAGCAATTCACAGGACAACACTTGGTTTAGCCATTGGCCTGGCATCATCACAACTTCTCGCATCCGGTTTCGCAATCAACGAACAAAGCATCAGTGCAATGGGTACCGGCTTTGCCGGACGCTCCTCTTCCGCCGAGGACGCCAGTACGGTGTTCGGCAACCCGGCCGGCATGTCCCGCCTCAAGCGCGAACAAGTCAGCGTTGGCGCAGCGGCAATCATCGCCAAAACCGATATCAGCAATGCCAGCAGCACTTTCGGCGGCAGCAATGACGGCGACATGGTGCCGGTCGTTGGCGTCCCCATGGGCTACTACGTCAAACCACTGGACGATCAATGGGCCGTAGGCCTGGGTGTCTATGTGCCGTTTGGCCTGGTCACCGACTATGAAAACGGTTTCGCCGGCCGCTACTGGGCTGACAAGAGCCACGTACAGGTCATCACCTTCCAGCCGACTGTCAGCTACGCCTTCAACGACCGGGTTTCCATCGGTTTCGGCCCGACCATCAACCGCATCGAAGGCGAACTGACCTCCTCGACCATCAACGCCGCCTCCTTCGGCACCAACGACGGCAAGGTCAAGATCAAGGGTGACGATGTCGCTCTGGGCTTCAACGTCGGCATCCTGGTCCAGGCCACCGACACCACCCGCCTGGGCCTGACCTACCACTCCAAGGTCGACTACAAGCTCGAAGGCAAGACCAAGGTCGAAGGTGCCAGCTTCGGCCCCTTCAACGGCCAGAAGTACGACGCCTCTCTGGATATCAGCACACCTGAGTCGGTGGACTTCTCCATCACCCAGCAACTGGACGAAAACTGGACCGTGTATGCAGGCAGCACCTGGACACGCTGGAGCCGCCTGAAAGACATCACCGTCAACAACAGCGGTGTTCCGGCTGGTTTGGGTGGTGCCAACGGTGCAATCGGACGCATTTCCGAAGAGCAGGACTGGCATGACACCTGGGCCCATGCCATCGGCGCTTCGTACAAGGTCAACAACGAGTGGACCTTGCGCACCGGCTACTCCGTTGACCAATCGCCAACCAACAACGTGAACCGCTCTCCACGCATTCCGACCGGTGATCGTCAGATCGTCAGCTTCGGCGCTGGCTGGACCCCGAGCGATGCGATCACCATCGATGTCGCCTATTCGTACCTGTGGGAAGACGAAGCCAAGATTCGCAACGCCAGTACCTCCAAAGGTGCCTACAGCGCCGACTTCAAGAACAGCGCCCACGGTATCGGTACTTCGCTGACCTATCGCTTCTGA
- a CDS encoding glutathione peroxidase, whose translation MKIRWISVPVLLLAMSGAALAADCPPLLQGELPKLRSKENIDLCERFAGKPLVVVNTASFCGFAPQFKGLEALNQRYKAQGLEVLGVPSNDFKQESGDGEETAKVCYVNYGVTFTMTEPQPVRGDDATHLFKVLAEQSSAPRWNFYKYVVDRQGKVVASFSSMTKPDDPDLIAAIEKAIASKP comes from the coding sequence ATGAAAATACGCTGGATTTCTGTCCCTGTTCTATTGCTCGCCATGAGTGGCGCAGCATTGGCTGCCGATTGCCCGCCATTGCTGCAGGGCGAATTGCCGAAGCTGCGCAGCAAGGAAAATATCGACCTCTGCGAGCGTTTTGCCGGTAAGCCTCTGGTGGTGGTCAATACTGCCAGCTTTTGCGGTTTTGCCCCGCAGTTCAAGGGGCTCGAAGCCTTGAACCAGCGCTACAAGGCCCAGGGGCTGGAAGTGCTTGGCGTGCCCTCCAATGACTTCAAGCAAGAGTCCGGGGACGGCGAGGAAACCGCCAAGGTCTGTTACGTCAATTACGGCGTGACCTTCACCATGACCGAGCCGCAGCCGGTCAGAGGCGACGATGCGACGCACCTGTTCAAGGTGCTGGCCGAGCAGAGCAGTGCGCCGCGCTGGAACTTCTATAAATATGTGGTGGATCGCCAGGGCAAGGTGGTCGCCAGTTTCTCCAGCATGACCAAGCCGGACGATCCTGATCTGATCGCGGCCATCGAGAAAGCGATCGCTTCAAAACCGTGA
- a CDS encoding MFS transporter, which produces MTSVWRTSGWILLGSALILALSLGTRHGFGLFLAPMSADFGWGREVFAFAIALQNLMWGLAQPFAGALADRFGAAKVVFIGGVLYASGLICMSMADSPASLSLSAGILIGIGLSGTSFSVILGVVGRALPPEKRSMGMGIASAAGSFGQFAMLPGTLGLLGWLGWSSTLLVLGVMVALILPLVSMLKDSPAASVGSELTLREALREACSHSGFWLLALGFFVCGFQVVFIGIHLPAYLVDQHLPAKVGTTVLALIGLFNIFGTYTAGWLGGRMSKPRLLTTLYLLRAVVIALFLWIPLSETTAYLFGIAMGLLWLSTVPLTNGTVATLFGVRNLSMLGGIVFLFHQLGSFLGGWLGGLVYDHTGSYDLIWQVSILLSLMAAALNWPVRERPVARLQPQGGVA; this is translated from the coding sequence ATGACATCGGTCTGGCGTACCAGTGGTTGGATTCTATTGGGCAGTGCGTTGATTCTCGCGCTGTCCCTGGGTACCCGGCATGGCTTCGGGCTGTTTCTGGCACCCATGAGTGCCGATTTTGGCTGGGGCCGCGAGGTCTTTGCCTTTGCCATCGCCCTGCAGAACCTCATGTGGGGCCTGGCGCAGCCGTTTGCCGGAGCCCTGGCGGATCGCTTCGGTGCGGCGAAAGTGGTGTTTATCGGCGGTGTGCTTTATGCCTCTGGCCTGATCTGCATGAGCATGGCCGATTCGCCTGCGAGCCTTTCCCTGAGTGCCGGCATCCTGATCGGCATTGGTCTGTCCGGAACCTCTTTCTCGGTCATCCTGGGTGTTGTCGGCCGCGCCTTGCCTCCCGAAAAACGCAGTATGGGCATGGGGATCGCCAGTGCTGCGGGTTCCTTCGGCCAGTTCGCCATGCTGCCCGGAACCCTGGGGCTGCTGGGCTGGCTGGGTTGGTCCAGCACCTTGCTGGTGCTGGGGGTGATGGTTGCGCTGATCCTGCCATTGGTGAGCATGCTCAAGGATAGCCCGGCAGCTTCGGTCGGCAGTGAGCTGACCCTGCGTGAAGCATTACGTGAAGCCTGTTCGCATTCAGGGTTCTGGCTGCTGGCCCTGGGTTTTTTCGTCTGTGGTTTCCAGGTCGTGTTTATCGGCATTCACTTGCCTGCGTATCTGGTTGATCAACATTTGCCTGCCAAGGTCGGGACCACGGTGCTGGCCTTGATCGGGCTGTTCAATATTTTCGGGACCTACACGGCAGGCTGGCTGGGTGGACGCATGTCCAAGCCACGCTTGCTGACGACGCTTTATCTGCTGCGTGCGGTGGTGATCGCGCTGTTCCTGTGGATCCCGCTGAGTGAAACGACGGCCTATCTGTTTGGCATAGCAATGGGCTTGCTGTGGCTGTCGACGGTGCCGCTGACCAATGGCACCGTGGCGACGCTGTTCGGTGTGCGCAACCTGTCGATGCTCGGTGGTATTGTGTTCCTGTTCCACCAGTTGGGCTCCTTCCTCGGCGGCTGGCTGGGCGGGCTCGTGTATGACCATACCGGGAGTTACGATTTGATCTGGCAGGTGTCCATTCTGCTCAGCCTGATGGCGGCGGCCTTGAACTGGCCCGTGCGCGAGAGGCCGGTGGCCCGGTTGCAGCCTCAGGGTGGTGTGGCGTGA